In the genome of Priestia aryabhattai, the window TATCGATTGACTATTTGGTTTGAAAATGAATGCTTGGGGGCGAAGAAATTGAATCATTTAAAAAAGCGTACGGTAACGATAGAGGATTTGTATGAATTAAAGTCTGTGTATAATCCTCAGATTTCTCCAAATGGAAAAAGTGTAGTTTATACGGTTCGAGAAACGAAGAAAATAGAAAACGCGTATGAAACGCAGCTGTTTATGTTAGATCTTGAAACGAAAAGAACAAAGCAATTAACGTACTATAAAGGAAATAATCATTCTCCCGCCTGGTCCCCTGACGGCAAGTGGATTGCTTTTTTATCAGATCGCAGTCAAACCGTTCAGCTCTACCTATTAGCAGTGACAGGCGGAGAAGCAGAAGCACTCACAGAACTTGAAAAAGGCATTAGTAATCCAATATGGTCTCCTTATAGTGACGAAATTATGTTTTCCACAAAAGTAGGAGAAAAAGCTGTAAGAGTTGAACAAAATCATGAACATCCCCAGCCATACGAAGTGGAACGTTTGTTGTACAAATCCGATGTTAGCGGTTACTTAAAAGGTGAATATACGCAAGTTGCTGTAGTTAAACTTAAAAATAAAGAAGTGACGTTTTTAACGGATGGACCTTATCATCACTCTGTAGGATGCTGGGCCCCCGATGCAAACTCAATTGTATTTTGTAGCAGCCGAGGAGAGAATCCGGATCTATCGTTAACCATGGACGTGTTTATTTTGCATCGTGATACCGGAAAATTAACATCTATTACATCGGAAACAGGATATTTTCATCAAGTTTCGTGTTCACCAGATGGGTCATACATAGCTTACACTGGAAATGAACGTACATACGGATCGGCTTCAATGAATGACATATACATTTATCAGATCTCCAATCAAAAAACAGCTTGTATCACTGCTGGTATAGACTTAGAAGTAGGAGATATGGTAGCAGGAGATTTTCACTTTGGAAGAACCACAGCGGGAATTATGTGGAGCAGTAATGAAGAATTTTATTTTGTCGTAAGTGAAAAGGGTTCTGTAGGTATGTATAAAGGGAATGTGAATGGAAAGTTAGATCCGGTGCTTATGGATAATGCTCACGTATATGGCGTATCTGTTCTTCCCAATTGTGAGGAAGCTATCGTAGCAATCAGTACATTTACACATCCCGGAGATCTTTATTCTCTAAATTTAAAAACTGAGGAATTAGTGAAGCTGACAAATGTTAATGACTTATTTTTAAAGCATGTGCAGCTAACAGAAGCAGAATCTTTTTACGCGACTTCTATGGACGGTATGCATATCCACAGTTGGGCAGTAAAAGCTGTTGCCACCAACGATGTATCTCCAACAATTTTAGAAATTCACGGAGGTCCGCATCTTATGTATGGTCATACATTTATGTTTGAATTCCAAGTGCTTGCATCAAAAGGGTTCAATATCCTCTTTTCTAATCCAAGAGGCGGCAGAGGATATGGTCAAGCATTTACAGATGCTGTTCGAGGAGATTACGGAGGCATGGATTATACGGACTTGATGGCGGTGACCGACGAAGCAATTAAGCGCTACTCTTATGTTAATGAAGATAAGCTTGGCGTAACGGGAGGAAGCTACGGAGGGTTTATGACAAACTGGATTGTGGGAAGTACAAATCGTTTTAAAGCAGCGGTGACGCAACGGTCTATTTCAAATTGGACGAGTTTTTACGGCGTTAGTGATATTGGCTATTATTTTACCGAATGGGAATTAAAAGCTGATATTTATGAAAATCCGGAAAAACTTTGGAACCACTCGCCGCTTCGTTTAGCGGAGAACGTTAAAACACCGCTGTTAATCTTACATAGCGAACAGGATTATAGATGTCCAATTGAACAAGCTGAACAGCTTTATGTAGCACTGAAAAGAAAAAATAAAGAAGTAGAATTTATTCGTTTTCCTGAGTCTAACCATGAACTTTCTAGAAGCGGTAAGCCTAATTTACGAACGGCGAGACTAAAATATTTAACAAGCTGGTTTAAACGTTATTTAAAACAGTCTAAGTAAAAAGTGCATGCTGTTCAACCAAATATGTGTGTGTAAATAAAGGCTATATGGCAAACGTAAAAGGGCAGGAAAGGTAAAACGCTGTAAAACTTTTGTTTGGTAAAGGAAAGTAGTACAATAAGTGAAAAGTAGCACAGTTGTTTAAATAAGGAGAACATTCGATGGATTTTGAAACATTAAAGCATTATTTGACATTAGACGGCGTCCTCGAGTTATTAAAACAATATCAATCATTTGGAATCATTCCGGGACTGCTGTTGCCTATTTTAGAAGCGTTTATCCCCATCTTGCCGCTTTTTGCGTTTGTAATGGCCAATGCTGCTGCTTTTGGCTTATGGTTAGGTTTTTTAATTTCATGGGTTGGCAGCTGCGTTGGATCACTGCTTGTCTTTTTAATTTTTAGAAAATATGGACAGGCGAGGTTTTTGCATTTCATCAGCCGGCATGCGCAAATTCGAAAGATTATGATTTGGGTAGAAAGACACGGTTTCGGACCGCTGTTTATTATGCTTTGTTTCCCTTTTACCCCATCTTCGGCAATTAATGTAGTAGCAGGACTATCACGTGTCAGTATGGCTCAGTTTATGCTTGCTGTATTAGCTGGTAAAATGGTGATGATATTTATGATGAGCTTTATTGGGGCCGATTTTGTTTCATTTGTGAAACAGCCTCTAAAAGCAGTACTTGTTTTAGTCATTATTTTTGTCTTATGGCTTGTTGGAAAGCAAATTGAACGAAGATTAAATGAAAAATCTAAAGTGAAACAGTATGATAAATAGTTTGTTTATATATAACAAATAGTGATGAAAGACTGCTTTTTAATAGGCAGTCTTTTGTTATACATGCAGCCAAAGAGGGTATTGTAAACTATAGAAAAGCCTTTTCTTATAGGGATACACCGGCGTTTTTGAAAGACTTTTTAACTTTTTCTCGAAGAAGTTATTTGTCTGTTTATTCGGTTGTTAGAAAAATGCACATACGGAGGATTAGTCCAGTCATCAATAAGTTTTTTGTTTATCAATTATGAAAAATATGCTAAAATAAAAGAAAAAACTGGGAATAAATTAGACGTCTATTCCTAGTTGCACCTAAGTAATGAACCCTTTGTTTTCTAGAGATATTCATGTTTTTTCTCAACATGTATTATCACCTCATGTATTTCAAAACGTTTTCTTAAAAATTATATGAATGATTTTTGAGCTTGACTACTAAGATGTAAGTAGAGGGATCATTACTAGAAAAGCACCGAATGATCATTAAGACGTGCTTGGCGTCGTTTTGAGGAGGGGAATGCGCTACTAAGATTCAAGCGACTTGCTGATTAATCATTGTTAGTAAGCGTCTTATAGCGCGGGTGACATGAGATTAAAAGATAAAGTGGCAATTATTACTGGTGCAGCAAATGGATTAGGGTTCGAAGCTTCTCGAATTTTCGCACAAGAGGGTGCAAAGGTCGCTATGGTTGACTACGATGCAAAAGCGGGAGAAGAACGAGCAGCTCAGCTAAAAGAAGAAGGCGGAGATGTAGCATTCTTTCAAGTGAACGTAGCGGATCGAGACAGTGTAGATGCAATGGTAGAAGAAGTAGTGAAACGCTACTCTAAAATAGATATTTTAATTAACAATGCAGGTATCACCAAAGATGGAATGCTAACCAAATTATCAGTTGAAAATTTTCAAGCGGTAATTAACGTAAACCTTACAGGCGTTTTTCACTGTACGCAAGCAGTTGTACCGCACATGATTGCTCAAGGTAAAGGGAAAATTATTAGCACATCTTCGGTATCTGGCGTATATGGAAATGTTGGTCAAACAAACTATGCGGCGACAAAAGCAGGCGTAGTGGGAATGACAAAAACATGGGCTAAAGAGCTGGGGCGAAAAGGAATTAATGTAAACGCTGTAGCTCCCGGGTTTATTGAGACGGATATGGTGAAGGCGATGCCAGACAAAATCATTAATCAAATGAAATCCACTATTCCTTTACAAAGATTAGGTCAGCCTTCTGACATTGGTTATGCTTATCTTTATTTAGCATCTGATGAGTCCAACTATATTAACGGTACAACACTGCATGTAGATGGTGGAATCATGATGTAAAAGTAGAAAATAACTCGCTTTTCTAAAACTTTTCAGTGGTCATTTGACTACTGAAAAGTTTTTTTGTTGCATCCAGCATTTCACATATCGGCAAAGTGGAATTTTGTCTGCAAGTTCAGTAAAATAATAAGGAGAGAGATAGAGAGATTTAGATGATTATCACTATAAAATTTTGACGACTGCGTCACGTGTTTACGTGGCGTTTATCCATTTTGTACTTAAACAAATGAAAATATAGAGAAGAAAAATGAAGGGGTGAAAACGTGGGGCTACAGTTTTTATTAGGACGTTCAGGAAGCGGGAAAACGGAATATCTTTTAAATAGCATGCGCCAAGAGCTGTTAAATGCTCCGCTTGGGCATCCACTTATTTATATTGTACCTGAACAGATGACATTTCAGTCGGAGTACGCGCTTGTTCAAACACCTGGTTTAGAAGGTATGATGCGTGCTCAAGTTTATAGTTTTACACGTCTTGCATGGCGTATCCTGCAAGAAGTCGGAGGTATTAGCCGCTATCATGTGGATCAAACAGGTATTCATATGATGCTTAAAAAAATTATTGAACATCAAAAAGAAGAGCTTCGACTGTTTGCGAATTCTTCAGAACAAGCAGGGTTTATTGAAGAACTAGAAAAAATGGTTAAAGAGTTTAAACAGTACACGGTAGATGCACCGTCTCTCGAAGAGATGAAGCAAAAGCTTCAAGCAGAAGATGAGAAAGTCCTTGCTGATAAATTACATGATTTACATCTCATTTATGGAGAATTAGAAAAACAGCTGATGACGAAATATGTAGATGGAGAAGATTATTTGAAGCTGCTGAGTGAAAAAGTAGCGTC includes:
- a CDS encoding S9 family peptidase, with amino-acid sequence MNHLKKRTVTIEDLYELKSVYNPQISPNGKSVVYTVRETKKIENAYETQLFMLDLETKRTKQLTYYKGNNHSPAWSPDGKWIAFLSDRSQTVQLYLLAVTGGEAEALTELEKGISNPIWSPYSDEIMFSTKVGEKAVRVEQNHEHPQPYEVERLLYKSDVSGYLKGEYTQVAVVKLKNKEVTFLTDGPYHHSVGCWAPDANSIVFCSSRGENPDLSLTMDVFILHRDTGKLTSITSETGYFHQVSCSPDGSYIAYTGNERTYGSASMNDIYIYQISNQKTACITAGIDLEVGDMVAGDFHFGRTTAGIMWSSNEEFYFVVSEKGSVGMYKGNVNGKLDPVLMDNAHVYGVSVLPNCEEAIVAISTFTHPGDLYSLNLKTEELVKLTNVNDLFLKHVQLTEAESFYATSMDGMHIHSWAVKAVATNDVSPTILEIHGGPHLMYGHTFMFEFQVLASKGFNILFSNPRGGRGYGQAFTDAVRGDYGGMDYTDLMAVTDEAIKRYSYVNEDKLGVTGGSYGGFMTNWIVGSTNRFKAAVTQRSISNWTSFYGVSDIGYYFTEWELKADIYENPEKLWNHSPLRLAENVKTPLLILHSEQDYRCPIEQAEQLYVALKRKNKEVEFIRFPESNHELSRSGKPNLRTARLKYLTSWFKRYLKQSK
- a CDS encoding TVP38/TMEM64 family protein, giving the protein MDFETLKHYLTLDGVLELLKQYQSFGIIPGLLLPILEAFIPILPLFAFVMANAAAFGLWLGFLISWVGSCVGSLLVFLIFRKYGQARFLHFISRHAQIRKIMIWVERHGFGPLFIMLCFPFTPSSAINVVAGLSRVSMAQFMLAVLAGKMVMIFMMSFIGADFVSFVKQPLKAVLVLVIIFVLWLVGKQIERRLNEKSKVKQYDK
- the fabG gene encoding 3-oxoacyl-ACP reductase FabG; its protein translation is MRLKDKVAIITGAANGLGFEASRIFAQEGAKVAMVDYDAKAGEERAAQLKEEGGDVAFFQVNVADRDSVDAMVEEVVKRYSKIDILINNAGITKDGMLTKLSVENFQAVINVNLTGVFHCTQAVVPHMIAQGKGKIISTSSVSGVYGNVGQTNYAATKAGVVGMTKTWAKELGRKGINVNAVAPGFIETDMVKAMPDKIINQMKSTIPLQRLGQPSDIGYAYLYLASDESNYINGTTLHVDGGIMM